In the genome of Ignavibacteriales bacterium, one region contains:
- a CDS encoding T9SS type A sorting domain-containing protein: MKRVISTLVTLVIALFVFSEISMAQTPIDQWGSIGRHGWPIINSTTPGNAGMGGTGSPPAGAWATLRGGFAPLTATTTNAVVVTGKVEFVGGGPTSWSALRYGIFRHDSAGTLINLNTDTVRWSGLENNAYGYMFSPHSGTNDQVSGNGGNGTQWSVNGGSWISTFSGGNYTLGVVNQAPARAPMSAGIYNWAFSVRPMGDGTHEVRWYIVKEDNGYWFGGIRIDTSSVGSNSYNGVVFGINPGNDIGTTGLTQVNLSEVQASLGTPITIPEAPFEPFYVEDWGSINRHGWPIIPGGVIGNCGMGGTGSTPSGAWATLRGGFIEPLTATPTRAIIVTGKVEFVGGGPTSWSALRYGLFRHDSAGTVQYANTDTARWGRIVNPGTDTAMFVSGKENDAYGFMFTPHSGTNDQVSGNSGNGTQWSVNGGSWISTFSGGNYTMGVINQAPARAPMSAGTYNWAFSVRPMGDGTHEIRWYIIKDDNSYWFGGTHIDTSSRGSDVYNGIVFGINPGNDIGTTGITGVNLTDVFIDLGDPINVPEAPWQGYYLDSWGFMGDRTGGWDFLPGAVIGNAGAGGTQPNTDWVAMRGGLISTVDISAGRKITFTGKMIFEGGGFEGWSGLRYGLFYGENPGNVVDGDTTLARWTGSEDNHSGYLFLPPSGTNELPIWAGVGGAGSYGGVINSTWLMTNGSQSYVLGANGQQPANAVAGPGTYDFSISVADVGPANEIIFNLAKDDGSYTFSGTKLDYHNVIATEKFNGIYFALNSWEGSTTTSMKVIDVFVDREDVTGIEDEFDGQIPAAYDLKQNFPNPFNPATTIQFALPRSGEVNLVVYDVLGKEVARLASGEFSAGTHTVHFNASNLASGVYFYKLDTGDFVSVKKLLLVK; this comes from the coding sequence ATGAAAAGAGTTATATCTACACTAGTAACTCTGGTAATTGCACTTTTTGTGTTTAGTGAAATTTCCATGGCACAGACTCCGATTGATCAGTGGGGATCGATTGGCAGACATGGCTGGCCTATAATCAACAGTACAACCCCGGGAAATGCCGGAATGGGTGGAACGGGTTCACCACCTGCAGGCGCCTGGGCAACTTTGCGCGGTGGATTTGCGCCTCTAACTGCTACAACAACAAATGCGGTTGTTGTTACAGGTAAGGTTGAATTCGTAGGCGGAGGTCCAACAAGCTGGAGCGCATTGCGCTATGGAATTTTCAGACATGATAGTGCGGGTACTTTGATAAATCTGAATACTGATACCGTCCGCTGGTCAGGTTTAGAAAACAATGCTTACGGATATATGTTCTCGCCGCACAGCGGAACAAATGACCAGGTAAGCGGTAACGGCGGAAATGGTACGCAGTGGTCAGTAAACGGAGGAAGCTGGATAAGTACTTTCAGCGGAGGTAACTATACTTTAGGTGTTGTTAACCAGGCACCAGCTCGCGCACCAATGAGTGCAGGCATTTACAACTGGGCTTTCTCAGTCAGACCAATGGGTGATGGCACTCACGAAGTAAGATGGTACATCGTTAAAGAAGATAACGGTTACTGGTTCGGCGGAATCAGGATCGACACATCATCAGTCGGTTCCAATTCATATAATGGAGTTGTATTCGGTATTAACCCCGGCAACGATATTGGTACAACAGGATTAACCCAAGTAAACTTATCTGAAGTTCAGGCAAGTCTTGGTACACCAATAACGATTCCGGAAGCTCCATTCGAACCATTCTATGTTGAGGATTGGGGTTCAATTAACAGACATGGCTGGCCAATCATTCCGGGTGGTGTTATAGGTAACTGCGGAATGGGCGGAACAGGTTCAACACCAAGTGGTGCATGGGCTACTTTGCGAGGTGGTTTCATTGAACCATTAACGGCTACTCCGACAAGAGCAATCATTGTAACAGGTAAAGTAGAATTCGTAGGCGGAGGTCCAACAAGCTGGAGCGCATTACGATATGGTTTATTCAGACATGACAGCGCCGGCACGGTGCAATATGCTAACACCGATACAGCCCGTTGGGGAAGAATTGTAAACCCGGGAACAGATACAGCAATGTTTGTATCCGGTAAAGAGAATGATGCCTATGGTTTTATGTTCACTCCTCATAGCGGTACGAATGACCAGGTGAGCGGCAACAGCGGTAACGGTACACAGTGGTCAGTAAACGGCGGAAGCTGGATAAGCACATTCAGCGGTGGTAACTACACAATGGGTGTTATCAACCAGGCACCGGCTCGTGCACCAATGAGCGCCGGTACATACAACTGGGCTTTCTCAGTAAGACCTATGGGTGACGGCACTCACGAAATCAGGTGGTACATTATAAAAGATGATAACAGTTACTGGTTCGGCGGAACTCACATAGATACATCTTCAAGAGGGTCTGATGTTTATAACGGAATTGTATTCGGAATAAATCCCGGCAATGATATCGGAACAACAGGAATAACCGGTGTAAACCTGACAGATGTTTTTATTGATCTCGGTGATCCTATTAATGTACCTGAAGCTCCATGGCAAGGTTACTATCTTGATTCATGGGGATTTATGGGTGACAGAACAGGCGGATGGGATTTCTTACCCGGCGCAGTAATTGGTAATGCGGGAGCCGGCGGAACTCAGCCTAATACAGACTGGGTTGCAATGCGCGGCGGTCTAATAAGTACTGTTGATATTTCAGCAGGAAGAAAAATAACCTTCACCGGAAAAATGATTTTTGAAGGCGGCGGTTTTGAAGGATGGAGCGGATTACGTTATGGATTATTCTACGGAGAAAATCCCGGTAACGTAGTTGACGGAGATACAACTTTGGCAAGGTGGACAGGTTCAGAAGACAACCACTCCGGATATTTATTCTTACCTCCAAGCGGTACTAATGAACTTCCCATCTGGGCTGGTGTCGGCGGTGCCGGTTCATACGGCGGTGTAATTAATTCAACCTGGCTGATGACAAACGGATCTCAGAGTTATGTACTTGGTGCAAATGGTCAGCAGCCTGCAAATGCTGTTGCCGGACCGGGCACTTATGACTTCTCAATAAGTGTTGCTGATGTTGGTCCTGCTAATGAAATAATTTTCAATCTCGCTAAGGATGATGGAAGCTATACATTCAGCGGAACAAAATTAGATTATCACAATGTCATCGCAACCGAGAAGTTCAATGGTATTTACTTCGCGCTTAACAGTTGGGAAGGAAGTACAACAACTTCAATGAAAGTCATCGATGTATTTGTTGATCGTGAAGATGTTACAGGTATTGAAGACGAATTTGACGGTCAGATACCTGCAGCATACGATCTGAAACAAAACTTCCCGAATCCGTTTAACCCGGCTACAACAATTCAGTTTGCTTTACCGAGAAGCGGCGAAGTTAACCTGGTTGTTTATGATGTACTCGGTAAGGAAGTTGCAAGACTTGCATCAGGTGAATTCAGTGCTGGTACACATACAGTACATTTTAATGCTTCAAACCTGGCATCGGGTGTTTATTTCTATAAACTTGATACCGGTGATTTTGTTAGTGTTAAAAAATTATTGTTAGTGAAATAA
- a CDS encoding endo-1,4-beta-xylanase — MRVSLKSFFKINFSALIVLILLMLSANASAQSDTIETNVPHLKDVFSDDFYIGCLLSYAHVGFPTDPYVPGQSNVVAANGGYLIKYHMNSMSPGNWMKPAYIVDITASANAYSSASNQQERDSIDIHPVITFNGNIIAQLNWAKRQGFTFRGHTLVWHSQTPGTAFFRSGYTAGGVRLTKEKMTQRMENFIKEVIRILHETWPGLLSAMDVVNEAIDDNSGNVRTTNNEWYTTFGDSTYIMKAFEFTRNYCNQYGETQMKLYYNDYNTHSSRKADGIVRLLTPIYQAGLLDGIGMQEHDDLYYPTATDWIASYNKFYPICDEMAVTELDVTTGSANPSASVLQLQANQYGQLFKCFVERSFFSGRGKIISVSKDGLNDQWTFKTNQASSLWNTLNKCKPAFFDVVDVGNYFNGLDSLYAYCDTLTEINYTPQSWSQLQAYLTAAVTVTNTNYTVNLSAADALEEAYTNLQDGIEGLQLITSVNDLADVPVSFTLEQNYPNPFNPETKINYSLAESGYISLKVYSLLGEEIAVLFEGYKQAGFYESIFNAASLPSGIYMYRLEAGSFTQTNKMILMK, encoded by the coding sequence ATGAGAGTTTCGTTAAAATCCTTCTTTAAAATTAATTTTTCTGCGTTAATAGTTTTGATCTTGCTGATGCTTTCAGCAAATGCCAGTGCACAATCAGATACAATTGAAACAAATGTTCCGCATCTTAAAGATGTATTCAGTGATGATTTTTATATCGGCTGTCTTCTCTCGTATGCTCACGTTGGTTTTCCTACTGATCCGTATGTACCCGGTCAGTCAAATGTAGTTGCTGCTAACGGTGGATATCTGATTAAGTATCATATGAATTCTATGAGCCCGGGCAACTGGATGAAGCCCGCGTACATTGTTGATATAACCGCGAGTGCGAATGCATATAGTTCAGCTTCCAATCAACAGGAAAGGGATTCAATTGATATTCATCCTGTAATTACATTCAACGGAAATATTATTGCTCAGTTGAATTGGGCTAAACGACAGGGATTTACTTTCCGCGGTCATACGTTAGTCTGGCATAGTCAAACTCCCGGAACTGCATTTTTCCGTTCCGGTTATACTGCGGGTGGAGTCAGACTTACAAAAGAGAAGATGACTCAGCGGATGGAAAATTTTATAAAAGAAGTCATAAGAATACTCCACGAAACCTGGCCCGGTTTACTTAGTGCAATGGACGTAGTGAATGAAGCGATCGATGATAATTCCGGTAACGTAAGAACAACAAATAACGAATGGTATACAACTTTCGGAGATAGCACATATATCATGAAAGCTTTTGAGTTCACAAGAAACTATTGCAATCAGTACGGTGAAACTCAAATGAAATTATATTACAATGACTATAACACGCACAGTTCGAGAAAAGCTGACGGCATCGTAAGACTTCTCACACCTATATATCAAGCCGGGTTGCTTGATGGTATCGGTATGCAGGAACATGATGATCTGTATTATCCGACTGCAACTGACTGGATAGCTTCGTACAATAAATTTTATCCTATCTGTGATGAAATGGCTGTCACAGAACTTGATGTAACAACAGGATCAGCAAATCCATCAGCTTCTGTTTTACAGCTTCAGGCAAACCAGTACGGACAATTATTTAAATGTTTTGTTGAAAGAAGTTTTTTTTCGGGTCGCGGTAAAATCATCAGTGTTTCAAAAGATGGTTTAAATGATCAGTGGACATTCAAAACAAACCAGGCTTCATCGCTGTGGAATACACTCAACAAATGTAAACCGGCTTTTTTCGATGTTGTAGATGTAGGAAATTATTTCAACGGACTTGATTCGCTGTATGCTTATTGCGATACACTGACAGAAATTAATTACACTCCGCAATCATGGAGTCAATTACAGGCGTACTTAACTGCCGCCGTTACAGTGACAAATACAAATTATACAGTTAATCTTTCTGCAGCAGATGCACTGGAGGAAGCTTATACAAATTTACAGGATGGAATTGAAGGTCTTCAATTAATAACCTCTGTTAATGATTTAGCCGATGTACCTGTTTCATTCACACTTGAACAGAATTATCCGAATCCTTTTAATCCTGAAACAAAAATTAATTATTCACTTGCGGAGAGCGGATATATTTCGCTAAAAGTTTATTCATTACTTGGCGAAGAAATAGCCGTGTTGTTTGAAGGTTACAAACAAGCAGGATTCTACGAAAGTATTTTTAACGCTGCATCTCTACCAAGCGGTATTTATATGTACAGACTTGAAGCAGGAAGTTTTACCCAAACAAATAAAATGATATTAATGAAGTAA
- a CDS encoding endo-1,4-beta-xylanase has protein sequence MKMKKLFLKKILTVTLFLILCTDLSFAQMAINKPKFVGNIVRDGNNIRANFDDYWNQVTAENAGKWGSAEPSQDNYNWTQLDNIYNYALNHNFPYKHHTLIWGNQEPGWISSLDSASQYEEVVEWITLVGQRYPDADFCDVVNEPLHDPPSYKDALGGDGTTGWDWVIKSFELARQYLSPGTKLHINEYSVINDNTANANFIQIINLLKDRGLIDGIGVQGHNFEVNGGASLNTLVNNLTNLANTGLPIYISEFDINEANDNTQLTKYQSIFPALYEHPGVVGITLWGYVQFEIWQTNAYLLDDRLAERPAMVWLKNYLRAPFRPVLISPNGTSNEPRNPVLTWHSSETATSYRVRVATNSNFTNVVFDSTLSDTTIQTSVLAANQFHYWQVSAANPQGTSPYSTSATFTTGEQVTDVDEGNSLPLQFSLEQNYPNPFNPATTIEFSVAERSFVKLELINMLGQIVKVLSTSEFDKGTYMINVDLSDLVSGTYIYRISAGNYISSKKLLLLK, from the coding sequence ATGAAAATGAAGAAATTATTTTTAAAGAAAATATTAACAGTTACATTGTTCCTTATTCTTTGTACTGATCTGTCGTTTGCGCAGATGGCAATCAACAAACCAAAATTTGTAGGGAACATTGTTCGCGATGGCAATAATATCCGTGCTAACTTTGATGATTACTGGAACCAGGTTACCGCTGAGAACGCAGGCAAATGGGGTAGTGCTGAACCAAGCCAGGATAACTATAACTGGACTCAACTAGATAACATTTACAACTATGCACTCAACCATAACTTCCCGTATAAACATCATACATTGATCTGGGGAAACCAGGAACCCGGATGGATAAGCAGTCTTGATTCAGCGAGTCAGTATGAAGAAGTTGTTGAATGGATTACACTCGTTGGACAAAGATATCCTGATGCAGATTTTTGTGATGTTGTTAATGAACCGCTGCACGATCCGCCTTCTTATAAAGATGCACTTGGCGGTGACGGTACGACCGGCTGGGACTGGGTTATCAAATCGTTTGAACTTGCGAGACAATATTTATCGCCCGGTACAAAACTTCATATTAATGAGTATAGTGTAATCAATGATAATACTGCCAATGCAAATTTTATTCAGATCATAAATCTGTTGAAAGACAGGGGACTGATTGATGGTATCGGAGTTCAGGGTCATAATTTTGAAGTGAACGGCGGTGCTTCACTTAATACTTTGGTTAACAATCTTACTAATCTTGCTAACACAGGATTGCCAATCTATATATCTGAGTTTGACATTAACGAAGCAAATGATAACACGCAGTTGACGAAGTATCAATCAATCTTCCCTGCGTTGTATGAACATCCCGGAGTAGTTGGAATTACATTATGGGGTTATGTTCAATTTGAAATCTGGCAGACGAATGCTTATTTGTTAGATGATCGACTTGCAGAACGTCCCGCAATGGTGTGGTTGAAAAATTATCTTCGTGCACCTTTCAGACCTGTACTTATTTCACCTAACGGGACAAGTAATGAACCGCGCAATCCTGTTCTTACATGGCATTCATCAGAAACTGCTACTTCATATAGAGTTCGGGTAGCAACAAATTCAAATTTTACAAATGTTGTTTTTGATTCTACTCTTAGCGATACAACAATACAAACGAGTGTTCTTGCAGCAAACCAATTTCACTACTGGCAAGTTAGTGCGGCAAATCCTCAGGGAACAAGTCCTTATTCCACTTCAGCAACATTTACAACCGGCGAACAGGTGACTGATGTTGATGAGGGAAATTCATTGCCTTTACAATTCAGTCTTGAACAGAATTATCCTAACCCGTTTAATCCGGCGACGACTATTGAATTCAGTGTTGCTGAAAGAAGTTTTGTTAAACTTGAACTGATAAATATGCTTGGACAAATTGTGAAAGTGCTTTCAACCAGCGAATTCGATAAGGGCACATATATGATCAATGTTGATTTATCTGATTTAGTTTCAGGGACGTATATATACAGGATCAGTGCAGGTAATTATATCAGTTCAAAAAAATTATTGCTATTGAAGTAG
- a CDS encoding right-handed parallel beta-helix repeat-containing protein yields the protein MKIKFHHLVFPTLLVVLLSINLLVAQPSGGPYGPIHQTYELPNVSGSIIYVSVDGSIKSNGESITNPTTIESAFQNANSGDAIILRGGTYRTGNLIFNQGITIQPYLDEKVIVKGTYVADKWENLGNGLWTTKWNYLFPEKPADWWRRNREGKKTPLHKFNNDMVFVDGKFLQSAGWEGEVDENSFYIDYESGTVYIGTDPSSKLIEITAFDAALIRTTKDVNGKKTDKKGPVIKGITFTHYAYRAIEIEGTEPEGISNEKDHGKAVIGTTFENCSITFCSRVAGYFRGDSLVIRHCRISDTSTEGIYVIASNDVLLEKNIFTRNNIENITGYYPAAVKIFNQSYRVTCRDNLVTELPNSNGIWYDVGNVDGVFVNNWIQDVGRNDYEIRTDQVWPSDNGFFFEISKGAVCAGNVFVNCDHGIMVLNASDVKVYNNTFYNSIVCFGRNERSAQGDHFGWHPATGPDVDERFGHEFVNNLMYCSENFNRPLMFVWQPVSLCSKLSKDQLAKFDYNEFVYNSDKKKSSMILWSPANNDKCQSAFNSIDELKNLYPGYLLKSSNVFDFQGTLFKSVELGNFQLSKNYKRINGSTLPDNIMKAVRLSGKVKPYIGAYQFDE from the coding sequence ATGAAAATAAAATTTCACCATTTAGTTTTTCCTACACTGTTGGTTGTGTTACTATCTATAAATTTATTAGTAGCGCAACCTTCAGGGGGACCATACGGACCCATTCATCAGACATATGAATTACCAAATGTAAGCGGTAGTATTATTTATGTTTCAGTTGATGGAAGCATTAAGAGTAACGGTGAATCAATAACAAATCCAACTACCATTGAGTCGGCTTTTCAAAATGCAAATTCTGGTGATGCAATAATTCTTAGAGGCGGAACATACAGGACAGGCAATTTAATTTTCAACCAGGGAATAACTATACAACCATACCTTGATGAAAAAGTTATTGTTAAAGGAACTTATGTTGCTGATAAATGGGAAAATCTTGGCAACGGGTTATGGACTACCAAATGGAATTATCTCTTCCCCGAAAAACCCGCTGACTGGTGGCGGAGAAATCGTGAAGGGAAAAAAACACCGCTTCACAAATTCAATAATGATATGGTTTTTGTTGACGGAAAATTTCTTCAATCAGCAGGATGGGAAGGCGAGGTTGATGAAAATTCTTTTTATATCGATTATGAATCCGGTACAGTTTATATAGGAACTGATCCTTCTAGCAAACTGATCGAAATAACCGCATTTGATGCTGCGCTAATCAGAACAACCAAAGATGTCAACGGAAAAAAAACTGATAAAAAAGGTCCGGTGATAAAAGGAATTACGTTCACTCATTATGCTTACAGGGCAATTGAAATTGAAGGAACAGAACCCGAAGGTATTTCAAATGAAAAAGATCATGGCAAAGCAGTAATAGGAACAACGTTTGAAAATTGTTCAATTACTTTTTGCTCAAGAGTCGCCGGATATTTCAGAGGTGATTCACTTGTTATCCGTCATTGCAGGATAAGTGACACAAGTACAGAAGGTATTTATGTCATCGCATCAAATGATGTGCTGCTTGAAAAAAATATTTTTACAAGAAACAACATCGAGAACATCACAGGTTACTATCCTGCCGCAGTAAAAATATTCAATCAATCTTACCGCGTAACATGCAGAGATAATCTTGTTACAGAACTCCCAAATTCAAATGGCATCTGGTACGATGTAGGTAATGTGGATGGTGTATTTGTCAACAACTGGATACAGGATGTCGGAAGAAATGATTATGAAATCAGAACCGACCAGGTCTGGCCAAGTGATAACGGCTTCTTCTTTGAGATTTCAAAAGGTGCTGTTTGTGCCGGGAATGTTTTTGTTAATTGCGATCATGGGATTATGGTTCTTAATGCTTCTGATGTTAAAGTATATAACAATACTTTTTACAACAGCATAGTTTGCTTTGGAAGAAATGAACGAAGTGCGCAGGGTGATCATTTTGGTTGGCATCCAGCAACGGGTCCTGATGTTGATGAACGATTCGGACACGAGTTTGTAAACAACCTTATGTACTGCAGTGAAAATTTTAACAGACCATTGATGTTTGTCTGGCAGCCGGTATCACTTTGTTCAAAATTGAGTAAAGACCAGTTAGCTAAGTTTGATTACAATGAATTTGTATATAACTCAGATAAGAAAAAATCTTCAATGATATTATGGAGTCCGGCAAATAATGACAAATGCCAATCAGCGTTCAACTCAATAGATGAATTAAAAAATTTATATCCCGGTTATCTTTTAAAGAGCAGTAACGTTTTTGATTTTCAGGGTACATTATTCAAAAGTGTTGAGCTTGGAAATTTTCAACTTTCAAAAAACTATAAGAGAATTAATGGATCAACACTTCCTGATAATATTATGAAGGCAGTCAGGTTGAGTGGAAAAGTAAAACCTTACATTGGCGCATATCAATTCGATGAATAA